One window of the Macaca thibetana thibetana isolate TM-01 chromosome 1, ASM2454274v1, whole genome shotgun sequence genome contains the following:
- the LOC126935172 gene encoding late cornified envelope protein 3D-like has protein sequence MSCQQNQQQCQPPPKCPSPKCPPKSPAQCLPPASSGCAPSSRGCGSSSEGGCCLSHHRRHHRCRRQRSNSCDRGSGQQGGGSSCSHGSGGCC, from the coding sequence ATGTCCTGCCAGCAGAACCAGCAGCAGTGCCAACCTCCACCCAAGTGCCCCTCACCCAAGTGCCCCCCAAAGAGCCCAGCACAGTGTCTGCCTCCAGCTTCCTCTGGCTGTGCCCCAAGCTCCCGGGGCTGCGGTTCCAGCTCTGAGGGCGGCTGCTGCCTGAGCCaccacaggcgccaccaccgATGCCGGCGCCAGAGGTCCAACTCCTGTGACAGGGGCAGTGGTCAGCAAGGCGGGGGCTCCAGCTGCAgccacggttctggaggctgctGCTGA